In Benincasa hispida cultivar B227 chromosome 8, ASM972705v1, whole genome shotgun sequence, the sequence AAAGGACTTAGGAGAAGCAAGCAAGGTCCTAGGAATAGAGATCCAAAGGAACAAAGAGAAATCTATTCTAAGCATCAATCAGTCCTCTTTCTGTGAGAAGATCCTTAAAAGGTTCAACATGAATGATGCTAAACCTGTGAGCTTACCTATTGCTCAACACTTTAAGTTTTCCTCAACTAACTCTTTTAAGGATTTTGCATCAGAAACGAATGGTTGTCATACCCTATAGTCAAACAGTCGGAagcctaatgtatttaatgatttctaccaTACCTGACCTCTCATATTCAACTAGCTTAGTTAATAGATATATGTCTAATCCTAATAAGAGATACTGGAAGGCTactaaatggatcctaaggTATCTGGTTTGGTCTAAAAACTCAAATTAGTCTACCAAAGGTCTGCTAAaccaaacttaaaattttattgatatgTGGATGCTGACTATACTGGTGATTTGGACAAAATGAGGTCCTTAACAGGttgcattttcttttttgttcctAATATAATCAACTGGAAAGCATCATTACAACCTATAGTAGCCTTATCTACAACAGAAGTTGAATATATGGCTTTAACAAAAGCAATCAAAGAGGCATCATGACTAAAGAGATTGTTGAAAGACTTTGGAATAGATCAAATATTGGTGAAACTCTACTATGACAACAAAAGTGCTATCCATTTGTCCCGAAATCCACAATTCCACATTAGAACTAAGCACATTGATATCAAGTATAATttcattagagataaaattgagaCAGGAGAGATAGAAATTTCAAAGGTTCATACTTCAAACAATGCAACTAACATGTTAACAAAACCTGTTTCAAAGCTTAAGTTGTTTaaatgtttagaacatgttAGCTTTGAGCTTCCAGACACAGGGTAGACAAACCGGTCAAAATTAGGAAGATCAGAAGATTGCAAGGCATTGAAGTCaaagtggagaatttgaagaagctttgactcaaataccttagttttttgtttgtttataactaacttttgTATATGGTCAGTTGGTATATTCTATAAATAACactgattttaaattcaaattagagagatatcatcattttccttagttttctgtaaacaacaaaatcTGTATGCAATCTTCATTAGTAAAAGAATTCAGATCTTCCCGTAGACGTAGGCAATCTTGCCGAAACATGTAAACACTCTGTCTCCATCTTCTTaccttatctttcttgttcataCGAGTGTTTTCTTAACTGAAAATCGCCCgccattaaattatttttcaaatcgCATCGAGTAATTTGAATATCAAGTCAATTGTGCATCGATTCTTCGCTATCGAGTAGCTTCGAGTACATCGTTTTCACATTCGAGTCATAACGAGTATAGTTCAAGAACCGTCGAGTACGATCAAGTATTAGTTCTGTTGTCATTGAGTTCCATCGAGGATTTAACAGAGACTTGTCAAACGAAGAAGGGAATTCTCATCGAGGATTGAGTAGGAAgacatcgagcatcgagttccGAGTATCAAGGATTTGGCAGAATATTCCTGAGTCATTTTTTCATCTTTCCAGCGTTGATCTGGAGTATTTGGGCCTTGTGAAGAGTGGTCAGCCCAACAATTCCAGTAATTGGAAGCATTACAACTGAGTTTCTTCTGCTTTGGTGACAACCATGAGCATGTGGCGGAGGCCGGAAAGCAACAACAACCCCACAAACAAAGGTGTTCTTTTCTCGACGGCTGACAACAAATGTTGCTACGAGTGAACAAGGACGAGTTCTTTAGTTTGTGCGAGACCTACGACCACGCAGTGATCTACAACGTTGGCAAGTTCAACAGAATCTCATCTCCGATGtgcaataataaaaatataatataataaataataataaataataataaataattaacaacaacaacaaaaacaacaaaaacaattattattattattattattattaatgaaaTAGTGAAAATGTTACCATTACTaataatgtttaaattatagaAATGAATCGAACATGAGCCAATGCAATTGAATAATAGAAACGGCAATAAAACAAGTGAAGTGCATGTGTATGTAATTAACATTAAGGTAGGGTCTATTTGGTGACAAAGTAAATGAATAATATGTTATTGTACTAGACTTGTATAAAAAAGTTGTTTCATTCTGTTAATGTTattttcttgagaaattttatttgttttggttACTTTTTACTTAATTGATATCCTACATGTCTtaaattgtattttaatttaaattttgtgacaataaatttgaaaataaattataaactaaGGGCCAATGTGATCCTTTTACCAAAACAATTGAAGTTGGATCTTTGAAACTAATCATAGCTAGCTTGTGAGAGACTGTTGAAAATTAATTTCGGACGAAGAAGTGTATAGACTTGCTACTTAATTCAAGAACAAATTTATAAGTAAAACTTTTTGAGtacttatatataaatatagtcttaaaaacaacaaaaatacaacTTCTTGacataaaatgaaaagtgtCGAAAACACAACTAAGCGTAACATAGAGTTGTTACTCAACCGCatagttattttattataaaaatcacTTTCAATTTCATGGAGCGAAGATTTTAGGCTCATTCTTTTGCTTGATAGAAGGTGCCATTGCCAACTGAGGAGATGATGTTGTTGAAAGATCAGTATCAATCGTGGTATCACAATAGGCTTCAAGGACATCACCTTCTTCAGTTGTGTATCCTAAAGAATCAAGCAACGTAGGCCAGCACTCATGTTGAATGATTTTGATGGCTTGACAACAATTGGAACCTAAATACGTTTCACCATTGAGAAAAAATGTGATAACTTCACCAGTACATGCTTGGAGTTCATATAAAGATCCCCAACAATCCGATGTCTCACCATCAACCTTTATTTCTGTTGTTAAACTTGTTTTAGGGTTTGGCCTTGATTCAACCCTAACAGCGAACGTAAGAGCTAAAAAGGACATAGTGATGAAGAGTTTGAAGATGCCCACCATTGTAGGAGAGAAAAATTGGAtcaatggattatggatgatatgaaaGATGAAATTTGTAATGAAGTTGGATTTGTTTGATGTGAATGGATCATAAATAGTTGTGTTTATATAGAGAAGAGGTAGCATGTAATATTTaggaaaatgaaagaatatgattaattttatgATGGGGAATTAATAAGAATATTGTAACGTAAAATGAGTAATGTTAGATTTGGTTAActatttatctaataattaattatcacacTAGCATTAATTAAAACGTTTTATAATGTCTTTTAGCTCTCCACCTTCCAAAACTCttcaaaaataattacaatgtTTTTCGTATTAAAACTCTCCCTTTTCAAGTTCTCGTAATTACTTtttgtacaaaaataaaaaataaaaaaacgaaaaaacgAAAAAATGGATGACTGaaaatatgaatttttatttctgtttttagctcattttaaaataatattagcaattaatgtgtttatttaatagttgaaatttaacttttttttttttttagtacaatgaaTATCGATTGAGCATCCAAGTATATGAGAGGTATCACGTGTCAATATAATTACCACTAAGCTATATTTTACTCTAAATAATTAGTAGAGTTATGTTAAAGAAAGTTATAGTTTTGGTCTATACGATTTCATTTATGTTCATGTGGGTTCTAGGGTTTTTATTTATACTTGAAAATTTTACTCCTGAGATATACTTTGGGAAGCTTTTTCTTACTCCTTATGTGTCACCTTTTCTATCAATCACTAACAAAAAGTTACATGAcctctattttttattaaagaatatatttttttttctaatttataattgttaagcttaaatatatatttatatttgtttttttccttttttccttttttgttcttatgtCTCACTAATTAAAACAGGAACGACATGATTCATGTTGTATGATATGATAGTGGCTCGATTActtactaattaaatattttcaataatcaatttttttcttttattttttttagatactGCTAGAGATCGTGTACAGTTGTGCATGACAGTGATGTTTTGATGGTGTCATAGGACTAGGGGAGCTATGTTTCCCCacataatttcttttctttgaaattGTTTTAGATTTCTTAGACATCTTGTGTTTTGCTTTGTCCCTAGGTTTTTGTTCTTTTAGGA encodes:
- the LOC120083901 gene encoding egg cell-secreted protein 1.1-like, giving the protein MSFLALTFAVRVESRPNPKTSLTTEIKVDGETSDCWGSLYELQACTGEVITFFLNGETYLGSNCCQAIKIIQHECWPTLLDSLGYTTEEGDVLEAYCDTTIDTDLSTTSSPQLAMAPSIKQKNEPKIFAP